Proteins co-encoded in one Callospermophilus lateralis isolate mCalLat2 chromosome 2, mCalLat2.hap1, whole genome shotgun sequence genomic window:
- the LOC143390561 gene encoding secretoglobin family 1D member 2-like, translating to MRLSVCVLLVTLALCCKQANGLACPIVVTESLEFLDIPPALYKLSLQKFNPPSQNVDAKLKVKECTDKMSASDRNQIKIVLKEILLKKCTP from the exons ATGAGACTGTCTGTGTGTGTCCTGCTGGTCACTCTGGCCCTTTGCTGCAAACAAG CCAATGGACTGGCATGTCCCATCGTCGTTACTGAAAGTTTAGAGTTCTTGGATATCCCACCAGCTTTGTACAAGCTCTCGCTCCAGAAGTTCAATCCACCTTCCCAAAATGTGGATGCAAAGTTGAAGGTGAAGGAATGCACCGACAAGATGTCCGCTTCGGACAGAAACCAAATTAAAATAGTACTG AAAGAAATTCTCCTCAAGAAGTGTACTCCATGA